One region of Citrus sinensis cultivar Valencia sweet orange chromosome 6, DVS_A1.0, whole genome shotgun sequence genomic DNA includes:
- the LOC102614264 gene encoding uncharacterized protein LOC102614264 codes for MANQGAKKRKEENARHMEKLRRLIIACNVIYFVVRMIIFHSTFTWKHWVGLVLTSVAYAIPYQQLSAMAKPTYTDDGELIDGGFDMSTGGICGYLHDVIYITSFVQVMSILSEKFWYTYLVIPAFGAYQSFGFIKGFLPQGSEGDTEDEKTRKKREKMEKKTSRGKFVKTRTR; via the exons ATGGCTAATCAAGGAGCCAAGAAGCGCAAGGAAGAGAACGCACGGCATATGGAAAAGCTACGCCGTCTCATTATTGCCTGCAAT GTTATATATTTCGTGGTGAGGATGATTATCTTTCATTCCACATTCACATGGAAGCACTGGGTGGGTCTAGTTTTGACATCTGTGGCATATGCGATTCCATATCAACAGCTTTCTGCGATGGCAAAACCTACATATACTGATGATGGGGAACTTATTGATGGTGGATTTGATATGAGCACTGGTGGAATTTGTGG CTATTTACATGATGTTATCTACATCACAAGCTTTGTGCAAGTCATGTCCATTCTCTCTGAAAAATTTTGGTACACATATCTGGTG ATACCAGCATTTGGAGCGTACCAATCCTTTGGTTTCATTAAAGGATTTTTGCCGCAAGGTTCAGAG GGAGACACGGAGGATGAAAAGACTCGCAAAAAGAGGGAAAAGATGGAGAAGAAGACTTCACGAGGCAAGTTCGTCAAGACAAGAACTAGATAA